The following are encoded together in the Citrus sinensis cultivar Valencia sweet orange chromosome 1, DVS_A1.0, whole genome shotgun sequence genome:
- the LOC102625874 gene encoding cyanate hydratase isoform X2, whose protein sequence is METETSRKSSVTNLLQAVRRESGKSFNQIAEETGLTNVYVAQLLKRQAQLKPETAPKLRAALPELPDELIHEMMRPPIRSYDPNLIQEPTVYRLNEAVMHFGESIKEIINEEFGDGISRSTWFQDYNSSEVNPFPTWCRFYTRIILIVRVNSLELP, encoded by the exons ATGGAAACAGAAACGAGCAGGAAATCGAGCGTGACAAACCTGCTGCAAGCCGTGAGACGAGAATCCGGTAAGTCATTTAATCAGATTGCAGAAGAGACAGGGCTGACAAACGTCTACGTTGCGCAGCTACTCAAACGCCAAGCGCAGCTCAAGCCCGAAACTGCCCCCAAGCTACGGGCAGCCCTGCCCGAGCTGCCCGATGAGCTTATTCACGAGATGATGAGACCGCCAATAAGATCGTATGACCCGAACTTGATCCAGGAACCCACCGTTTATAG gttaaACGAAGCGGTTATGCATTTTGGTGAGAGTATTAAGGAAATTATCAATGAGGAGTTTGGTGATGGCAT aAGTCGGAGCACATGGTTTCAAGACTACAACAGCAGTGAAGTTAATCCATTTCCTACCTGGTGCAGATTCTATACACGCATAATACTTATTGTACGAGTGAACTCCCTGGAGCTACCATAG
- the LOC102625874 gene encoding cyanate hydratase isoform X1, giving the protein METETSRKSSVTNLLQAVRRESGKSFNQIAEETGLTNVYVAQLLKRQAQLKPETAPKLRAALPELPDELIHEMMRPPIRSYDPNLIQEPTVYRLNEAVMHFGESIKEIINEEFGDGIMSAIDFYCSVDKVKGVDGKDRVVITFDGKYLPYSEQKSEHMVSRLQQQ; this is encoded by the exons ATGGAAACAGAAACGAGCAGGAAATCGAGCGTGACAAACCTGCTGCAAGCCGTGAGACGAGAATCCGGTAAGTCATTTAATCAGATTGCAGAAGAGACAGGGCTGACAAACGTCTACGTTGCGCAGCTACTCAAACGCCAAGCGCAGCTCAAGCCCGAAACTGCCCCCAAGCTACGGGCAGCCCTGCCCGAGCTGCCCGATGAGCTTATTCACGAGATGATGAGACCGCCAATAAGATCGTATGACCCGAACTTGATCCAGGAACCCACCGTTTATAG gttaaACGAAGCGGTTATGCATTTTGGTGAGAGTATTAAGGAAATTATCAATGAGGAGTTTGGTGATGGCAT CATGTCGGCTATAGACTTCTACTGCTCTGTTGACAAAGTTAAAGGTGTGGATGGGAAAGATCGTGTGGTCATTACTTTTGATGGAAAATATTTACCTTATAGTGAGCAG aAGTCGGAGCACATGGTTTCAAGACTACAACAGCAGTGA